TCGCCGCGCTCGCTGCTGACGCTCCCAATCAGTCGGCAGATCGCGGGATGCCCAGCATGCCCGGCGACAACGGAAATGGAAACTACGTCATCGACCCCTTCGATCGCCGGCGCGGTCCCTTCCCGCTGCCGCCCATCGGACAGCCCGCCGGTCCCGGCGAGGCCGACTGCGAGCTCTATCACGACGCGTTCTACTCGCCGCTCCACCGCCGCTCCGAGATCTGCTCCACCTGTCACGACGTCAGCCTGCCCCACTTCAAATATGACGCCATGGGCACGTCATTCATCCCGAATGCAACGGGCACAGCCCACCCCACCGGCAACAAGTACGACATGGTTCCCATCGAAAGAACCTACAGCGAGTGGCTGCGAAGCGACTTCGCCGTCGGCATCGGCGTCGACATGCAGGGACGCTTCGGCGGGCCGGGACAAACCTATGTCTCCACCTGCCAGGATTGCCACATGCCCTTCGACACCGGGTACGGCTGCAAGTTCGTCAGCGGCCCACGGCCCGATCTGCCCCGCCATTTCCTCAGCGGAGCCAGCACCTGGCAACTCGACGCCATCGCCCAGCAATATGGCCCTACCGGCCTCAACGAGCTGAACGCCTCCAAGGTCTCGAAGCTCGCCGACAACAAGGCGCGCAATATCGCCATGCTGGGAAGCGCCGCCGACCTGGAGACCGCGCTCGACGACTCCCAAACGCCCGGCACCGACCAGCTCCGCGTCCGCGTCATCAATCAAACCGGTCACAAGCTGCCCAGCGGCTACCCGGAAGGACGCCGAATCTTCGTCACCGTCGAGTTCTTCGACTGCACCAGTTACGTGACGCCGATGGAGGTACGTGGGTATTACGATGCGACGACCGCCGAGCTCGACACGGGCACGACGAAAGTCTACGAAATGCACGGCGGCCTCGACGAAGCCCTCGCCGCAACCCTCGGTCGCACGCCGGGGCCGGCAAGTCACTTTGTCCTCACCAACAAGATCTTCAAGGACAACCGCATCCCCCCGCGCGGCTTTACCAACTTGAAATTCGCCGCCATTCAGGCCAATCCCGTCGCCTACGCCTATGCCGACGGCCAATTTTGGGATGACACCTACTTCGACATTCCCCCCTACGCCGTCGGTGCAAAGGTGACGCTCTCCTACCAGGCCACCACCAAGGAGTACATCGAGTTCCTCCGCGACAATAACCCCTTCCCCGGCAACCCCAACAATCGCGGACAGGTCGCCTACAACCTCTGGCTCGCCAACGGCAAGAGCGCGCCCGTCAAGATGGCCGAAATCGGCAACCCCGTACCCTTTAACGTCGAGCTCAAGGGCGACGTGGATGGCGACCGGCAGGTCACCGTGGACGACATTCCGGGTTTCGTGGATGTCCTTCTCGGCCTCGATGCCGACCCGCGGCATATCTGTGCCGCCGACATGAACAGCTCCCTGTTCGCCGACGGCGCCGACGTGCAGGCTTTTACCGACAAGATCATGAATCCCTGAATTGGCCGTTGTTCCCGACTCGATGGCGAGTTAACATGCCCGGCTTTGTGCCCCTTTGTGGAAACCGGAGCATGAAGCTCACAGAACATCTGACGCCGAATCTGGTGAAGATCCCGCTTGTCGCCACCGACAAGACGGCGGCCATCACCGAACTCATCGACCTCATCGATGCCGCCGGCCTGCTGTCCGCGCGCGAGCCGCTTCTTCAATCCGTCCTCACCCGGGAGAACCAGCGATCGACCGGCATCGGCCGCGGCTTCGCCATTCCTCACGCCAAGTCGGATTCAGTGGACAAGCTCGTCGTCGCCCTCGGCCGTACCGCTCAGCCCATCGAGTTCAAGGCCATCGACGGCAAGCCCGTCAGTCTCATCGCCCTCCTCGCCAGCCCCATCAGC
This genomic stretch from Planctomycetia bacterium harbors:
- a CDS encoding PTS sugar transporter subunit IIA, with product MKLTEHLTPNLVKIPLVATDKTAAITELIDLIDAAGLLSAREPLLQSVLTRENQRSTGIGRGFAIPHAKSDSVDKLVVALGRTAQPIEFKAIDGKPVSLIALLASPISATSMHIQALAKLSRLVTNASVLDKILTAPTAAELYQVITENDAEN